Proteins from a genomic interval of Clostridium cochlearium:
- a CDS encoding Crp/Fnr family transcriptional regulator, which translates to MVGLPYDFMISIIKNISIFNSLTEEEVSTLSKSSKIIKLKKGEILFSEKDLVNNIYIVYSGKVTVFRLSEMGAKRVIYILDKGEIVNEVIFDKLPASVSCEMFEDSQILSLSSNDMLKVMESNFTFNKGVIDSMGRKIRRLYRQLKNTVPIKMDKKLAAKLWKLSKDYGVKVNRGVLINLDITVTYLADMLGSSRETISRCISDFQKSNLIEFKDKKIIVKNRESLSRYFKGM; encoded by the coding sequence ATGGTAGGGTTACCATATGATTTTATGATAAGTATAATAAAAAATATATCAATTTTTAATTCTCTTACTGAAGAAGAAGTGTCTACATTATCTAAATCATCTAAAATAATTAAATTAAAAAAAGGAGAAATTTTATTTAGCGAAAAAGATTTAGTTAATAATATATATATAGTTTATAGCGGAAAGGTAACTGTTTTTAGATTATCTGAAATGGGAGCTAAAAGGGTAATTTATATTTTAGACAAGGGTGAAATAGTAAACGAAGTAATATTTGATAAATTGCCTGCATCGGTAAGTTGTGAAATGTTTGAAGATAGCCAAATATTGTCTTTAAGTAGTAATGATATGTTGAAGGTTATGGAAAGCAATTTTACATTTAACAAGGGTGTAATAGATTCTATGGGTAGAAAAATAAGAAGGTTGTATAGACAGTTAAAAAATACTGTACCTATAAAAATGGATAAAAAACTAGCAGCTAAACTGTGGAAGTTAAGTAAGGATTATGGTGTAAAAGTAAATAGAGGAGTACTAATAAATTTGGATATTACTGTAACTTATCTTGCAGATATGCTTGGTAGTAGCAGAGAGACCATTTCAAGATGCATAAGTGATTTTCAAAAAAGTAATTTAATAGAGTTTAAAGACAAAAAGATAATAGTTAAGAATAGAGAAAGCCTTTCTAGGTATTTTAAAGGGATGTGA